A window of the Apodemus sylvaticus chromosome 15, mApoSyl1.1, whole genome shotgun sequence genome harbors these coding sequences:
- the Naa50 gene encoding N-alpha-acetyltransferase 50 isoform X1: protein MKGSRIELGDVTPHNIKQLKRLNQVIFPVSYNDKFYKDVLEVGELAKLAYFNDIAVGAVCCRVDHSQSQKRLYIMTLGCLAPYRRLGIGTKMLNHVLNICEKDGTFDNIYLHVQISNESAIDFYRKFGFEIIETKKNYYKRIEPADAHVLQKNLKVPSGQNAETQKTDN, encoded by the exons TAGCCGGATCGAGCTGGGAGATGTGACACCACACAATATTAAACAGTTGAAGAGATTGAACCAGGTCATCTTTCCAGTCAGCTATAATGATAAGTTCTACAAGGATGTGCTAGAAGTTGGCGAGCTAGCAAAACTTG CATATTTCAACGATATAGCTGTGGGTGCAGTGTGCTGCAGGGTGGATCACTCGCAGAGTCAGAAGAGACTTTACATCATGACACTAGGATGCCTTGCACCTTACCGAAGACTAGGGATAG GAACTAAAATGTTAAATCATGTCCTAAACATCTGTGAGAAAGATGGCACTTTTGACAACATTTATCT GCATGTCCAGATCAGCAATGAGTCAGCGATTGACTTCTACAGGAAGTTTGGCTTTGAGATTATTGAGACAAAGAAGAACTACTATAAGAGGATAGAGCCTGCAGATGCACATGTGCTTCAGAAAAACCTCAAAGTCCCATCTGGTCAGAATGCAGAGACACAGAAGACAGACAACTGA
- the Naa50 gene encoding N-alpha-acetyltransferase 50 isoform X2, translating to MKGRIELGDVTPHNIKQLKRLNQVIFPVSYNDKFYKDVLEVGELAKLAYFNDIAVGAVCCRVDHSQSQKRLYIMTLGCLAPYRRLGIGTKMLNHVLNICEKDGTFDNIYLHVQISNESAIDFYRKFGFEIIETKKNYYKRIEPADAHVLQKNLKVPSGQNAETQKTDN from the exons CCGGATCGAGCTGGGAGATGTGACACCACACAATATTAAACAGTTGAAGAGATTGAACCAGGTCATCTTTCCAGTCAGCTATAATGATAAGTTCTACAAGGATGTGCTAGAAGTTGGCGAGCTAGCAAAACTTG CATATTTCAACGATATAGCTGTGGGTGCAGTGTGCTGCAGGGTGGATCACTCGCAGAGTCAGAAGAGACTTTACATCATGACACTAGGATGCCTTGCACCTTACCGAAGACTAGGGATAG GAACTAAAATGTTAAATCATGTCCTAAACATCTGTGAGAAAGATGGCACTTTTGACAACATTTATCT GCATGTCCAGATCAGCAATGAGTCAGCGATTGACTTCTACAGGAAGTTTGGCTTTGAGATTATTGAGACAAAGAAGAACTACTATAAGAGGATAGAGCCTGCAGATGCACATGTGCTTCAGAAAAACCTCAAAGTCCCATCTGGTCAGAATGCAGAGACACAGAAGACAGACAACTGA